ATCACCAACGTGCTTGGCCCGGCTCTATTGCAAAAAGTCGCTAGTAAAGTAGGGATGGCACCAGAAACCTTAAGCCAACAGCTGGCAACTTACCTCCCACTCTTGGTAGATAAGTTATCACCTGAGGGTATGGTGCCTCACGAAGGCTGGTGGGCAAAAAGCTTAGATAAAGCCAAAGAGTTCTTTGGCATGAACAAGCACTGATCAAACCCCCGAAGAAAAAGAGGAGCTTAGCAACTCCTCTTTTTTCCTATGCTTAAGTAAAAAAACGCATAAGGCCCACCTTTCCCATACA
The sequence above is drawn from the Bdellovibrionales bacterium genome and encodes:
- a CDS encoding DUF937 domain-containing protein; protein product: MSMMDSIQEKAASVFGSSNTQLTQAVSKIIDECGGMDGLIKKFQDKGLGDTVQSWIGNTPNKSVTADQITNVLGPALLQKVASKVGMAPETLSQQLATYLPLLVDKLSPEGMVPHEGWWAKSLDKAKEFFGMNKH